A stretch of Deltaproteobacteria bacterium DNA encodes these proteins:
- a CDS encoding cation-translocating P-type ATPase produces MSRMEMKLRPPNHGASQMNRTTQTSWHDKPIDELAVQLATDVQHGLSPQEATEHLAKAGPNELRKGEAISPLAILLSQFRSLVIWVLIGAAVVSAALGEFVDGIAIIAIVLLNALIGFFQEYRAERAAAALARLTAPQAKVVRGGQAAVIAASEVVPGDVLLLDAGDLVAADARLLEASALRANEVPLTGESQPVEKQTGTCAPDTPLADRTNMIFSGTSIVGGSGRALVTATGMETEVGHIAELLQTATSGETPLQQRLDLVGRRLLWACLGIVIVVFALGLLRSLPPFELFLGSVSLAVAAIPEGLPAVVTVALALGMQRMARRHALVRRLPAVETLGCAQVICSDKTGTLTVGEMTARKLVTNARIFNVTGEGYATEGAFFVDGAEHAAEHDVLLSDLLRAAVACNDAEVTQRNGRPTVVGDPTEGALLVVAAKGGLTRPSVEAEIPRLHTIPFDSDRKRMTVIRRRDGQPWAFVKGAPEVILARCPYIRTDSGTVVLTDNDRARMLEACALMASEALRVLAVAERSVEVFSPSREGKGTVSDDAIEQGLTLLGLIGLQDPPRAEARDAIARCKRAGIRTVMITGDHPDTARAIAGELGMLDRGADVVTGAELERLSDEALRQRVQTIAVYARVTAEHKLRIVRAWKSQGAVVAMTGDGVNDAPALKEASIGVAMGISGTEVTKEAADLIIADDNFASIVAAVEEGRGIYDNIAKTLGYLLAGNAGELAVMLVAGLVGWPLPLLPIQLLWINLVTDGLPALALATDPIDPDVLTRPPRRQDAQLIDRAFLQRIALTGVLTAGVALLAFAYEFYADNNVEDARNAAFSALVIAELLRSFGARSEERTVLQVGLFSNMRLFVVVVVSFALQLLIHHLPVLETVFGTEPISVAQCVAWVALGSVPLMTLEVIKFLRQPRLALLHPTEGRPLT; encoded by the coding sequence ATGAGTCGTATGGAAATGAAACTGAGACCGCCGAATCACGGAGCGTCGCAGATGAACCGTACCACGCAGACAAGTTGGCATGATAAGCCGATTGATGAACTGGCCGTGCAGCTCGCAACGGACGTGCAACACGGGCTGTCCCCTCAAGAAGCAACCGAGCACCTCGCGAAAGCTGGTCCCAACGAGTTGCGCAAGGGAGAAGCCATCTCACCGCTGGCCATCCTGCTGAGTCAATTTCGCAGCCTGGTGATCTGGGTGCTCATTGGCGCCGCAGTGGTGTCTGCCGCGCTTGGCGAGTTCGTTGACGGTATTGCCATCATCGCCATTGTCTTGCTGAACGCACTCATAGGCTTCTTCCAGGAGTATCGTGCCGAACGAGCCGCTGCCGCCCTGGCGCGGCTGACTGCTCCGCAGGCGAAGGTCGTGCGCGGCGGCCAGGCGGCGGTGATCGCTGCCTCTGAGGTGGTCCCTGGTGACGTCCTCCTCCTCGACGCCGGCGATCTGGTCGCGGCTGATGCACGGTTGCTTGAAGCCTCGGCGCTGCGCGCCAATGAGGTGCCTCTTACCGGCGAGTCACAACCTGTCGAGAAACAGACCGGGACCTGTGCGCCTGACACGCCCCTCGCCGACCGTACAAACATGATCTTCTCGGGGACGAGCATTGTCGGTGGGTCCGGTCGTGCGCTGGTGACAGCTACCGGGATGGAGACTGAAGTCGGACATATCGCAGAGCTGCTACAGACAGCGACCAGTGGAGAAACCCCACTCCAACAACGGCTTGATCTCGTTGGGCGACGCTTGTTGTGGGCCTGTTTGGGGATTGTGATCGTAGTTTTTGCCCTGGGCTTACTGCGTTCCCTGCCGCCCTTCGAACTGTTCCTGGGATCAGTCAGTCTCGCGGTCGCCGCGATTCCAGAGGGTCTACCGGCGGTGGTGACAGTGGCGCTTGCCCTGGGCATGCAGCGCATGGCGCGGCGTCATGCGCTCGTGCGCCGCTTGCCGGCGGTGGAGACCCTCGGCTGCGCGCAGGTCATTTGTAGCGACAAGACCGGAACGCTGACCGTTGGCGAGATGACCGCGCGTAAGTTGGTGACGAACGCTCGTATCTTTAACGTCACCGGAGAGGGCTATGCGACCGAGGGAGCCTTCTTCGTTGATGGCGCGGAACACGCGGCTGAGCATGACGTCTTACTCTCCGATCTCCTGCGTGCGGCGGTGGCCTGCAACGACGCCGAAGTGACCCAACGTAACGGCCGACCGACCGTGGTCGGCGACCCCACGGAAGGGGCGCTGTTGGTCGTTGCCGCAAAAGGAGGCCTGACGCGTCCTAGCGTGGAAGCAGAAATACCTCGTCTTCACACCATTCCTTTCGATTCCGACCGGAAACGCATGACGGTCATCCGGCGTCGGGATGGTCAGCCCTGGGCGTTCGTGAAAGGCGCGCCCGAAGTGATTCTTGCTCGTTGTCCCTACATCCGTACTGACAGCGGGACGGTAGTCCTGACAGACAACGACCGCGCCCGCATGCTTGAGGCCTGTGCACTGATGGCGAGTGAGGCGCTGCGCGTGCTTGCCGTCGCTGAACGCTCCGTGGAGGTATTTTCTCCGTCCCGAGAAGGCAAGGGGACCGTCAGTGACGACGCCATCGAACAGGGACTGACGCTGCTGGGGCTTATTGGGTTGCAAGACCCCCCGCGCGCTGAAGCGCGCGACGCGATCGCACGGTGTAAACGTGCTGGTATTCGCACTGTGATGATCACGGGAGATCATCCCGATACGGCGCGGGCCATCGCCGGTGAACTCGGCATGCTCGACCGTGGCGCTGACGTGGTCACTGGAGCTGAGCTGGAGCGCCTGAGCGATGAAGCCCTGCGCCAACGGGTGCAGACAATCGCGGTCTATGCCCGGGTCACGGCTGAGCACAAACTGCGGATCGTACGCGCGTGGAAGTCCCAAGGCGCAGTGGTGGCGATGACCGGCGACGGCGTCAACGACGCGCCCGCGTTGAAAGAGGCATCCATCGGCGTGGCGATGGGCATCAGCGGGACAGAGGTCACCAAAGAAGCGGCGGATCTCATCATCGCCGACGATAATTTCGCTTCGATTGTGGCGGCGGTCGAAGAGGGTCGCGGGATCTACGACAATATCGCCAAGACGTTGGGCTATTTGCTGGCTGGTAATGCGGGCGAGCTTGCCGTTATGCTAGTTGCCGGTCTCGTGGGTTGGCCGCTTCCGTTGCTGCCTATTCAGTTGCTGTGGATCAACCTCGTCACAGATGGGCTGCCAGCGCTGGCGCTCGCTACTGATCCGATCGATCCGGATGTGCTCACGCGCCCACCGCGGCGTCAGGACGCGCAGTTGATCGACCGCGCCTTTCTCCAGCGTATTGCCTTGACCGGTGTTCTGACCGCTGGCGTTGCGCTCCTCGCCTTCGCCTACGAGTTCTACGCCGACAACAATGTCGAAGATGCGCGGAACGCAGCGTTCTCCGCACTCGTAATTGCCGAACTCCTACGCTCTTTTGGCGCACGCAGCGAGGAACGCACGGTCTTGCAAGTCGGCCTCTTCTCTAACATGCGGCTGTTTGTCGTCGTGGTGGTGAGCTTTGCCCTGCAGTTGTTGATTCATCATCTGCCGGTGCTCGAAACCGTGTTCGGGACGGAGCCGATCTCCGTGGCTCAGTGCGTAGCTTGGGTTGCGTTGGGATCTGTGCCGCTGATGACGCTGGAAGTAATCAAGTTTCTGCGCCAGCCACGGCTGGCGCTCCTACACCCTACCGAGGGACGGCCACTGACATGA
- a CDS encoding TolC family protein, with protein MTQQRKAVWRRYVLVGFTVVWSWSSAAAEAPVAQTLDLSALIQEALTRNPEIQAAQQRYRAAQARPSQAGSLPDPMIEGAYHNEPITPLTLGQSDFSFLRFGVSQEVPFPGKLSLREDIASREAEREGQMLRATTLSVTARLKTAYDELAFTHRALVILQRNKDFLLDLQKSTEARYEVGQGLQQDVIKAQVEVSLLTSRLLQLEQKREGLSATINGLLNRPPLASLGTPTSLHKSQFATTLEALRDLALEHSPELKGADVVLTRNELSLSLAQREYYPDLVFKADYMNKAARLPEWEVGVGIKVPLYFWRKQRYGVAEAVESVGEARSTRQNVLQTLLARIKELYTQARTAEQLTTLYQTAIIPQSRLSLESTSAGYAVGKVDFLTLLNNVLVLREAELSYEEQLTEFEKSVAQLEETVGAPVAGK; from the coding sequence ATGACGCAACAACGAAAAGCCGTATGGCGACGGTATGTCCTTGTCGGGTTCACGGTGGTCTGGAGTTGGAGTTCGGCTGCCGCCGAGGCGCCTGTAGCGCAAACGCTGGACTTGAGCGCCCTCATCCAGGAGGCGTTAACGCGCAATCCGGAAATCCAGGCGGCGCAGCAGCGTTACCGCGCCGCGCAAGCCCGACCGTCTCAAGCCGGGTCACTACCCGATCCCATGATCGAAGGCGCTTATCATAACGAACCCATCACGCCGTTGACTCTAGGCCAGTCGGATTTTAGCTTTCTGCGTTTCGGGGTCAGCCAGGAAGTCCCTTTCCCCGGGAAACTATCCTTGCGCGAAGACATTGCCTCGCGAGAAGCCGAGCGCGAAGGGCAGATGCTGCGCGCCACCACCCTGAGTGTCACGGCGCGGCTCAAGACCGCCTACGATGAGTTAGCGTTTACGCACCGTGCGCTAGTGATCCTCCAGCGCAATAAGGACTTCCTCCTGGATTTGCAGAAATCGACCGAAGCTCGCTATGAGGTCGGTCAGGGTCTCCAACAAGATGTGATCAAAGCCCAGGTCGAGGTCTCGTTGCTAACGAGCCGCCTCTTGCAGTTGGAGCAAAAACGCGAAGGACTGAGCGCGACCATCAATGGGTTGCTCAATCGTCCTCCGCTAGCGTCTCTGGGGACCCCAACATCACTACACAAATCCCAGTTTGCCACTACGCTAGAAGCCCTCCGTGATCTTGCCCTGGAGCACTCGCCAGAACTGAAAGGCGCAGACGTCGTGCTTACCCGTAATGAGTTGAGTCTCTCGCTAGCTCAACGAGAATATTATCCGGACCTCGTGTTCAAAGCAGACTACATGAACAAAGCGGCGCGGCTGCCGGAATGGGAAGTGGGCGTGGGCATTAAGGTTCCTCTCTACTTCTGGCGCAAGCAGCGCTACGGCGTGGCGGAAGCCGTAGAGAGTGTGGGCGAGGCGCGCAGCACACGCCAAAACGTGCTGCAAACCCTGCTAGCGCGGATCAAGGAACTCTATACGCAAGCACGCACCGCCGAACAACTCACTACGCTCTACCAGACCGCGATCATTCCCCAGTCTCGTTTGTCATTGGAATCGACTTCGGCTGGGTATGCGGTGGGAAAAGTCGATTTTCTGACGCTCCTGAACAATGTCCTTGTCCTGCGCGAGGCGGAGTTGTCGTACGAAGAGCAACTCACCGAGTTCGAAAAGAGCGTTGCCCAACTAGAGGAGACGGTTGGCGCTCCTGTGGCTGGGAAATAG
- a CDS encoding efflux RND transporter periplasmic adaptor subunit — MTSRLPLVFLGVGVGIAVSLAVFVASGPAMREWLSSRLQPSPAVLPPSPPSVQPHAGQEAAGEGATGETVSHTEHATAQQDNVMTVSPERLQSIGVKFALAERRALDRTIRTVGRVEVDERQLAHVHLKLEGWIDELRVNYTGERVQRGQILFTLYSPELVATQQEYLLALKGKKLLGESEFPEAAAGAHSLLEATRQRLRLWDITNDHIQDLERTSQVLKTLPIHSPITGTVIKKVALAGMRVGPGDELYTIADLSRIWITADIYEYELPLIKLGQTATVTLSYDPGTILQGRVAFIYPTLDPQTRTAKVRFELDNPGEQLKPEMYANVELHIPLGTRLAIPREAILESGERQVIFIHHGGGKLEWRSVKLGVRTGDWVEVTEGIAEGDHVVTSANFLIDSESRLKAAVGGMQGMKH, encoded by the coding sequence ATGACATCGAGACTGCCATTGGTGTTTCTTGGCGTTGGAGTAGGAATCGCAGTTTCACTCGCTGTGTTCGTGGCATCTGGACCGGCTATGCGGGAGTGGCTGTCGTCTCGCCTGCAACCGTCGCCCGCGGTGTTACCGCCATCTCCCCCAAGCGTGCAACCTCATGCCGGCCAGGAAGCAGCCGGTGAAGGGGCAACAGGAGAGACCGTAAGCCACACTGAGCATGCTACTGCGCAACAGGATAATGTCATGACGGTCAGTCCCGAACGCTTGCAGTCCATCGGTGTGAAATTCGCGCTTGCCGAGCGGCGTGCGCTGGACCGCACCATCCGCACGGTAGGCCGGGTCGAGGTCGATGAACGCCAGCTGGCGCATGTCCACCTCAAGCTGGAGGGATGGATCGACGAACTGCGTGTAAACTATACCGGCGAACGCGTGCAGCGCGGCCAAATTCTCTTTACGTTGTATAGCCCTGAATTGGTCGCGACCCAGCAGGAGTATCTGCTCGCCTTGAAAGGAAAGAAGCTGCTCGGCGAGAGTGAGTTTCCCGAGGCCGCTGCGGGAGCGCATTCTTTACTTGAGGCGACACGTCAACGGCTGCGCCTGTGGGACATTACCAATGACCACATCCAGGACCTGGAGCGCACGAGCCAGGTGCTGAAAACCCTGCCGATCCATTCTCCTATTACCGGGACGGTCATCAAGAAGGTAGCACTGGCTGGCATGCGCGTGGGGCCGGGCGACGAGTTGTACACGATCGCGGATCTCTCGCGTATCTGGATTACGGCGGACATTTACGAGTACGAGCTGCCGCTCATCAAGCTTGGGCAGACGGCAACGGTCACGCTCTCGTACGACCCCGGGACGATCCTCCAAGGGCGTGTCGCCTTCATCTACCCTACCCTCGATCCTCAGACCCGCACCGCCAAGGTGCGCTTCGAGTTGGACAACCCCGGTGAGCAACTCAAACCGGAGATGTATGCCAACGTGGAGTTACACATTCCCCTTGGAACCCGGTTGGCGATCCCGCGCGAAGCGATCCTGGAATCCGGAGAACGGCAAGTGATCTTTATCCACCACGGAGGCGGAAAGCTCGAATGGAGAAGCGTGAAACTGGGCGTCAGAACGGGGGACTGGGTGGAAGTCACGGAAGGGATCGCAGAAGGCGATCACGTAGTGACATCGGCGAACTTCCTGATTGACTCCGAGAGCCGCTTGAAAGCCGCGGTGGGCGGCATGCAGGGCATGAAACACTAA
- a CDS encoding efflux RND transporter permease subunit, translating into MVAWIIDFSARNRFLVFLFMFGLSAAGFWALRNTPVDAVPDLSDTQVIIYTTWMGRSPDLVEDQVTYPIVTTLLSAPRVTVVRGFSDFGYSYVYVLFKDGTDIYWARSRVLEYMNQLIGRLPEGVTPQLGPDATAVGWVFQYALVDESGQQDLASLRSFQDWYLRYWLRSVDGVAEVASVGGFVRQYQVNLDPAKVLAYKLSLSEIIEKIRMNNSDVGGRVVEFSGIEYMIRGRGYIKSTSDIEQIAVAVNQNGTPVLLRDVASVRLGPDMRRGLVELNGQGEVAGGVVIMRFGENAPAVIDRVKAKLKEIEPSMPKGVKVVTTYDRSDLIRESIATANENLIEELAIVSVLIIGFLLHFRSALIPIITLPLAVLISFIPMYFMGVGMNIMSLGGIIVAIGDMVDASIVMVDNAHRRLEDWERNGRVGDRTEVLIASAKEVGPSIFASLLVIAVAFMPVFTLEAQEGRLFKPLAFTKNLAIATSAIVAITLIPALLSLLIRGRIIPEQRHPVTRLLQRLYAPFLRVALRHRVVVVLLAVGLTLTVIPAFQRMGSEFMPPLYEGTILYMPTTFPGLSVTEAGMLLQQMDRKLKAFPEVERVFGKAGRAETSTDPAPFSMMEVVVELKPKEQWRPGLTYEALVDEMDQTLQFPGVTNAWTMPIKARTDMLTTGVRTPVGIKIFGPDLKQIEEIGQHIEMVTKDVPGTRSVYAERVSGGYFLDFDIKREEIARYGLTVMDVGKIIESAIGGENIATTIEGRERYPINVRYLRELRDDPEKLGRVLVNTASGAQVPLAQLVTLRFLPGPPMIRDENGMLSGYVYVDMAGRDVGGYVEDLKRVVHEKIDLPPGYTIAWSGQYEFMQRVRERLTIFVPLTLVIIFILFYFTFRSVVETLMVMLGVPLSLVGGVWYMALLGYNMSIAVWVGIIALAGVAAETSAVMLAYLDEACARRRKAGTLRTLADLLETVQQGALERIRPVSMTALANILGLAPVMWATGTGADVMKRLAAPMVGGVLSAMLLTLVVIPALYVIWRWQTDVKHAQVEVF; encoded by the coding sequence ATGGTTGCCTGGATTATCGACTTCAGCGCCCGGAACCGGTTCCTGGTCTTTCTGTTTATGTTCGGCCTGTCTGCGGCAGGTTTCTGGGCTCTGCGCAATACTCCCGTGGATGCTGTCCCAGACCTTTCGGATACCCAGGTGATTATCTACACCACCTGGATGGGGCGTTCGCCGGACCTCGTCGAAGACCAGGTGACCTATCCGATTGTGACGACCCTCCTGTCCGCGCCACGAGTTACGGTAGTTCGTGGCTTTTCCGACTTTGGCTACTCGTACGTGTACGTGTTGTTCAAGGATGGTACGGACATCTACTGGGCCCGCTCGCGAGTGCTAGAGTACATGAACCAACTCATCGGCCGCTTACCAGAGGGAGTCACGCCCCAACTGGGTCCCGATGCTACCGCCGTCGGCTGGGTCTTTCAGTATGCTCTGGTGGATGAGAGCGGCCAGCAAGACCTCGCATCCTTGCGCTCCTTCCAAGATTGGTACTTGCGGTACTGGTTGCGTAGCGTGGACGGCGTAGCCGAAGTGGCTAGTGTCGGCGGCTTCGTGCGCCAGTATCAAGTCAACCTGGACCCGGCCAAAGTCCTGGCGTACAAACTCTCGCTCTCCGAGATCATTGAAAAGATCCGCATGAACAATAGCGACGTGGGAGGCCGGGTCGTGGAATTCTCCGGCATCGAGTACATGATTCGAGGACGTGGCTATATTAAATCAACGTCCGACATCGAGCAGATTGCCGTGGCCGTGAATCAAAACGGCACGCCGGTCCTGCTGCGGGATGTGGCCTCGGTCCGGCTGGGCCCGGACATGCGGCGTGGATTGGTCGAGCTGAACGGCCAGGGAGAGGTAGCCGGTGGGGTGGTCATCATGCGCTTCGGCGAGAATGCGCCTGCGGTGATTGACCGAGTCAAAGCCAAACTCAAGGAGATTGAACCGTCCATGCCGAAGGGCGTCAAAGTCGTGACGACCTACGACCGTAGCGACCTCATCCGCGAATCCATCGCCACTGCCAACGAAAACCTGATTGAAGAATTAGCTATTGTCAGCGTCCTGATCATTGGCTTTCTCCTCCATTTTCGTTCTGCGCTTATCCCCATCATTACACTCCCTTTGGCCGTGCTGATCTCCTTCATTCCCATGTACTTCATGGGGGTCGGCATGAACATCATGTCGCTGGGCGGCATCATTGTCGCGATTGGCGACATGGTAGACGCCTCGATTGTGATGGTCGACAATGCCCACCGCCGGTTGGAGGATTGGGAGCGTAACGGGCGTGTCGGCGACCGCACCGAGGTGCTCATCGCTTCTGCCAAAGAAGTCGGCCCCTCCATCTTCGCCTCACTCCTGGTCATCGCCGTCGCGTTTATGCCAGTCTTCACTCTTGAGGCCCAGGAAGGCCGCTTGTTCAAGCCGCTGGCCTTTACCAAGAATCTGGCCATCGCCACGAGCGCCATTGTCGCGATCACGTTGATCCCAGCCTTGTTATCGCTGCTCATTCGTGGTCGCATTATCCCCGAACAGCGCCATCCTGTTACGCGCTTGCTTCAGCGCCTCTACGCTCCGTTCTTACGTGTAGCCTTACGCCATCGTGTCGTTGTGGTGCTGCTCGCGGTCGGGCTGACACTGACTGTCATTCCCGCGTTTCAACGTATGGGCTCGGAATTCATGCCGCCCCTTTACGAAGGGACGATTTTGTATATGCCCACCACCTTTCCCGGTCTCTCGGTCACGGAAGCCGGGATGCTCTTACAACAGATGGACCGCAAGTTAAAAGCGTTTCCAGAAGTGGAACGCGTCTTTGGCAAGGCGGGACGAGCCGAAACCTCCACCGATCCAGCCCCGTTCAGCATGATGGAAGTGGTGGTCGAACTTAAACCCAAGGAACAGTGGCGGCCAGGGCTCACCTACGAAGCGCTGGTCGATGAAATGGACCAGACGCTACAGTTTCCCGGCGTTACCAACGCCTGGACGATGCCGATCAAAGCGCGCACCGACATGCTCACGACCGGCGTGCGCACGCCCGTCGGCATCAAGATCTTTGGGCCAGATCTCAAGCAGATCGAAGAGATCGGGCAACACATCGAGATGGTGACGAAAGACGTTCCCGGTACGCGCAGTGTCTATGCCGAGCGGGTCTCGGGTGGGTACTTCCTCGACTTCGACATCAAGCGCGAGGAAATCGCTCGCTATGGGTTGACGGTGATGGACGTAGGCAAGATTATCGAGTCGGCCATTGGCGGCGAGAATATCGCGACGACGATCGAAGGACGCGAGCGCTATCCGATCAATGTGCGCTATCTGCGTGAGCTGCGCGATGATCCCGAGAAGCTGGGACGTGTGCTCGTGAACACGGCGAGTGGCGCCCAAGTTCCGCTTGCGCAACTTGTCACGCTGCGCTTCCTGCCTGGCCCACCCATGATTCGCGACGAAAACGGGATGCTCTCTGGCTACGTATACGTCGACATGGCCGGACGGGATGTCGGCGGATATGTGGAAGATCTCAAGCGTGTTGTGCATGAGAAAATTGACCTCCCCCCAGGGTACACCATTGCCTGGTCCGGTCAGTATGAGTTTATGCAGCGGGTGCGAGAACGGCTCACCATCTTCGTGCCGTTGACGCTCGTGATCATCTTCATCCTGTTTTATTTCACTTTCCGCTCTGTGGTTGAAACACTCATGGTGATGCTAGGAGTGCCGCTCTCCTTAGTCGGCGGTGTTTGGTACATGGCGCTGCTGGGCTACAACATGAGCATCGCGGTTTGGGTGGGCATCATTGCATTAGCGGGCGTTGCGGCCGAGACCAGTGCCGTGATGCTGGCATACTTAGATGAAGCTTGCGCCCGGCGGAGAAAAGCTGGGACCCTCCGCACCCTTGCTGATCTGCTGGAGACGGTCCAGCAAGGGGCATTGGAACGAATCCGGCCGGTCTCCATGACGGCGCTCGCGAATATCCTGGGACTGGCACCTGTGATGTGGGCGACGGGCACCGGTGCCGACGTGATGAAACGCCTGGCGGCGCCCATGGTCGGCGGGGTGTTGTCAGCGATGTTATTGACCCTGGTGGTGATCCCGGCCCTCTATGTGATCTGGCGTTGGCAGACTGACGTGAAACATGCGCAGGTAGAGGTTTTCTAA
- a CDS encoding protein-L-isoaspartate(D-aspartate) O-methyltransferase: MTENYYQALRVRMVEEQLQRRGIADRRVLQVMREVPRHLFVPEAYRASAYEDYPLPIGHEQTISQPYIVALMLEALELGGNERVLEVGTGSGYQAALLGQLAQHVTTVEIIPELAQSARELLDHLACNNVEVVAANGSIGWRAGAPYDAIIVAAASPLVPFSLTEQLQEGGRLVIPVGTLVEQKLLRVWKRGARLETEDLGECAFVPLVGEEGWKSGGYPQ, translated from the coding sequence ATGACGGAAAACTACTATCAGGCGCTCCGAGTCCGCATGGTCGAGGAGCAACTTCAGCGTCGAGGGATTGCCGATCGACGCGTCTTGCAAGTCATGCGAGAGGTTCCCCGGCATCTTTTCGTCCCCGAAGCGTATCGAGCCTCGGCGTATGAGGACTATCCATTGCCGATTGGACATGAGCAAACTATCTCTCAGCCCTATATTGTGGCATTGATGCTCGAAGCGTTGGAGTTAGGCGGTAATGAGCGCGTACTGGAAGTCGGCACGGGCTCAGGATACCAAGCGGCGCTATTGGGACAACTGGCTCAACATGTAACGACCGTAGAGATTATCCCTGAACTGGCACAATCCGCACGGGAGCTGCTCGATCACCTCGCCTGCAATAACGTCGAGGTGGTTGCCGCGAACGGTAGTATCGGTTGGAGAGCCGGAGCGCCCTATGACGCCATTATTGTTGCAGCGGCGTCTCCGCTCGTACCCTTTTCTCTTACCGAGCAATTGCAAGAGGGAGGACGTCTCGTTATCCCCGTCGGCACCCTCGTTGAACAAAAATTGCTCCGCGTATGGAAGCGAGGAGCAAGGCTTGAGACCGAAGATCTCGGTGAATGCGCTTTTGTTCCTCTCGTCGGGGAAGAAGGTTGGAAGTCCGGGGGATATCCCCAGTGA
- a CDS encoding universal stress protein, whose translation MPQVDHIFVPIDLQDNAGPVVAWAALLARTFRSRLTLLHVNESFESMKRHPLAQTEPLLGRTEDLEAWRATYTQQARLTLTQLIAQHCDGLSVATALVEGRAHVAILEHLAKSPAGLVVMGTHGRPWYQRVLIGSTAEALLRAAPCPVLIVPNTADRNGVPRLKSLLLPTDFSVDGMVSEAWALQLAENKDMLLLHAVENPLLDTYDPDKVEIDFQRAMEESRAHPPRSAQPFWDHAHRVSHAKLSVLRQQFLGVYAQVEVLVQEGPAAQAILATAEKRTVDLIVMSTHGRGGVRRLLLGSVAEKVIRLALCPVLAVRSE comes from the coding sequence ATGCCACAAGTCGATCATATTTTCGTCCCCATTGACCTGCAAGATAACGCCGGTCCGGTCGTGGCGTGGGCAGCGCTCCTGGCGCGTACGTTCCGCAGCAGGCTGACGCTGTTGCACGTGAACGAATCCTTCGAGTCTATGAAACGTCATCCTCTCGCTCAGACCGAGCCGTTATTAGGAAGGACCGAAGACCTGGAAGCCTGGCGTGCGACTTATACACAGCAGGCTCGCTTGACCTTGACGCAGCTCATCGCTCAGCATTGCGATGGTCTCTCCGTGGCAACCGCACTCGTGGAAGGTCGTGCGCATGTCGCTATTCTAGAGCATTTAGCGAAAAGTCCCGCTGGACTTGTGGTGATGGGAACCCATGGCAGGCCGTGGTATCAGCGGGTGCTCATCGGCAGCACGGCAGAAGCGCTTCTTCGTGCGGCACCTTGCCCGGTGTTGATCGTTCCCAACACGGCTGACAGGAATGGGGTGCCTCGGCTCAAGAGCTTGCTGCTTCCTACGGATTTCAGCGTTGACGGTATGGTGAGCGAAGCGTGGGCGCTTCAGCTCGCGGAAAATAAGGACATGCTCCTCTTGCATGCGGTCGAGAACCCGCTCCTCGACACATATGATCCCGACAAGGTGGAAATCGACTTCCAGCGCGCGATGGAGGAGTCGCGAGCACACCCGCCACGTTCCGCGCAGCCGTTCTGGGATCATGCCCATCGGGTGTCGCACGCGAAGTTGTCCGTGTTGCGGCAGCAGTTCTTGGGAGTATACGCGCAAGTAGAAGTCCTCGTGCAAGAAGGTCCGGCCGCGCAGGCGATTCTCGCTACCGCCGAGAAAAGAACTGTGGATCTTATCGTTATGTCCACGCACGGACGCGGTGGGGTTCGTCGTCTCCTACTCGGCAGCGTTGCCGAGAAGGTGATTCGTTTGGCACTGTGCCCGGTGCTTGCCGTGCGTAGTGAGTGA
- a CDS encoding CBS domain-containing protein translates to MEVATWMTKSPVTIKPKDSLRHARERLAKYRINQLPVVTEEKLVGIVTDRDIRDAYPSSLRLFYGKDIDEFGDSHTVEEVMTYNVVSVTPQTSLREAAQQLRRRRFGALPVVEDGKLVGMITRSDLLDAMLAGEVPSR, encoded by the coding sequence ATGGAAGTGGCAACATGGATGACGAAGTCGCCGGTGACGATCAAACCGAAAGACTCTCTCCGTCACGCGCGAGAACGGCTGGCCAAATACCGTATCAATCAACTGCCAGTTGTGACGGAAGAGAAACTGGTCGGCATCGTGACTGACCGCGATATCAGGGATGCTTACCCGTCGAGTCTGCGCCTCTTTTACGGAAAAGACATCGATGAATTTGGCGACTCGCACACGGTTGAGGAGGTCATGACCTACAATGTCGTTTCCGTGACGCCGCAGACGTCCCTGCGCGAAGCCGCCCAGCAGCTTCGCCGTCGGCGATTTGGCGCGCTGCCAGTGGTGGAGGATGGCAAGCTCGTCGGCATGATTACTCGTAGCGACCTGCTCGATGCCATGCTCGCCGGAGAAGTCCCAAGCCGGTGA